One Turneriella parva DSM 21527 genomic region harbors:
- a CDS encoding glycosyl hydrolase family 18 protein, giving the protein MRRPAHTQRMLYVVPETVPAGYDWRPQNHAVSDIVWTGARLDAQGRLLNTGPALAAMEHYSTPPRKFQTGRKKTTPPQKHLTVKHHLLVALTDASAGAKILSDTKTRSQSIAGLVAFVLRHGQVAGLQLDFEYVSPAYADAYVEYIHLLHSKLGPGFKLSVAVFAPVGMPDAWAAFHKLPELAAESDSLVVMLYDHHRPGTPPGCVSDIGWVAANIDALGALPVEKVWLGAPLYGYRFGQKTVALSKSQFDSIAAQAVETDGCLKKDTPQGPAYYPTESLYKEFDALAATNRYRGIAYWRAGFEK; this is encoded by the coding sequence ATGCGCAGGCCCGCGCACACGCAGCGCATGCTCTACGTTGTGCCTGAGACCGTGCCTGCGGGTTACGACTGGCGCCCGCAAAATCATGCTGTCAGCGATATCGTCTGGACAGGCGCCCGGCTCGACGCACAGGGTCGTTTGCTAAACACTGGTCCCGCGCTCGCCGCCATGGAGCATTACAGCACACCGCCGCGAAAGTTTCAAACGGGTCGCAAGAAAACGACACCGCCGCAGAAACACCTCACCGTAAAGCACCATTTACTGGTTGCCCTCACAGATGCCAGCGCAGGTGCCAAGATACTTTCAGACACCAAGACGCGCAGCCAGAGTATAGCCGGTCTCGTCGCATTTGTACTGCGCCACGGACAGGTCGCAGGTTTGCAGCTCGATTTTGAATATGTCTCACCTGCGTATGCAGATGCATATGTCGAATATATCCACCTATTGCACAGCAAGCTCGGACCGGGTTTCAAACTTTCGGTAGCAGTGTTCGCGCCCGTGGGTATGCCCGACGCCTGGGCGGCTTTTCACAAGCTGCCTGAACTCGCCGCTGAGAGCGATAGTCTTGTCGTGATGCTTTACGATCACCACCGGCCGGGCACACCGCCGGGCTGCGTGAGCGACATTGGTTGGGTGGCGGCGAATATTGACGCACTCGGCGCGTTACCGGTTGAAAAAGTCTGGTTGGGCGCGCCGCTCTATGGCTATCGCTTCGGCCAGAAGACCGTTGCGCTCAGCAAGTCGCAATTTGACAGCATCGCGGCGCAGGCGGTTGAAACAGATGGCTGCCTCAAGAAAGACACTCCGCAGGGGCCTGCATACTACCCGACCGAATCACTCTACAAAGAGTTCGATGCGCTCGCCGCCACAAATAGATACCGCGGTATCGCTTACTGGCGGGCCGGGTTCGAGAAATAG
- a CDS encoding SRPBCC family protein produces the protein MPLIRLVTEISAPPEIVFDLSRSVELHLDSTHKTGEQVVAGRSTGLFELGDVVTWRAKHFGIWQTLTVKITEFDRPHRFVDEMQRGIFHHMKHEHLFERTPTGTRMTDNFDYSAPLGVLGRIAETVVVTRYLTDFLRERNAMIKRCAER, from the coding sequence ATGCCGCTGATTCGTCTGGTGACCGAGATTTCAGCACCACCCGAAATTGTTTTTGACCTATCGCGCAGCGTCGAACTGCATCTCGACTCGACGCACAAGACCGGCGAGCAGGTCGTTGCGGGTCGCTCGACGGGCCTCTTCGAATTGGGCGACGTGGTTACGTGGCGCGCAAAACACTTTGGCATCTGGCAGACGCTCACCGTGAAGATTACCGAATTTGACCGGCCACACCGTTTCGTCGACGAAATGCAAAGGGGGATATTTCACCACATGAAGCATGAGCACCTATTCGAACGAACCCCGACAGGCACGCGTATGACGGACAATTTCGATTACTCGGCGCCGCTCGGTGTGCTGGGCAGAATTGCCGAGACCGTTGTAGTGACACGCTACCTCACTGATTTTCTCAGAGAACGCAACGCAATGATAAAACGTTGCGCTGAACGGTAA
- a CDS encoding metallophosphoesterase yields the protein MPNFAIIGDMHMQFDETDVAFFNTSDYDALLFVGDLASKNPDSMFRLLPIIEQLTKPAFLIPGNHDTTGIRQLLGELMHSELLIENGAASQFERMQKLQAGLKRVQLCGYSNHQLPGGLGLVAARPFSMGDANAASAADPLNLPVNFRPFVAKKHGVSTLGESLARLKSLIDEIDRPYVILAHHGPHGLGQLSTDMWGADFLPQETDFGDHDLAAAVTYAQSIGKPPLAVIAGHMHYPTKHGKKPKQWHTAKGGVTYINAARWPRIFKHEGRELRHHVRLTIEADGSCRVVACYVSGAETFVTSDDRAVVP from the coding sequence ATGCCAAATTTTGCAATCATCGGCGACATGCACATGCAGTTCGACGAAACTGACGTTGCCTTCTTTAATACATCAGATTACGACGCGCTCTTGTTCGTCGGCGATCTCGCCTCGAAAAACCCCGACAGCATGTTTCGCCTGCTGCCGATTATCGAGCAGCTGACGAAACCCGCTTTTCTCATACCGGGCAATCATGACACGACCGGCATTCGCCAGCTTCTCGGCGAGCTGATGCACAGCGAGCTGCTGATCGAAAACGGGGCAGCCTCTCAGTTTGAGCGTATGCAAAAGCTTCAGGCGGGGTTGAAGCGGGTGCAGCTTTGCGGGTATTCGAATCACCAGCTGCCCGGTGGGCTTGGTCTCGTTGCGGCGCGGCCGTTCTCGATGGGTGACGCGAATGCCGCAAGCGCAGCAGACCCATTAAATCTGCCTGTAAATTTTCGCCCGTTCGTCGCAAAAAAGCATGGCGTTTCGACTCTCGGTGAAAGCCTCGCGCGGCTGAAGAGTCTTATCGACGAAATAGATCGGCCTTATGTGATTCTCGCGCACCACGGCCCACATGGTTTAGGCCAACTTTCGACCGATATGTGGGGTGCGGATTTTCTGCCGCAAGAAACCGACTTCGGTGATCACGACCTCGCCGCTGCAGTCACGTATGCGCAGTCGATCGGCAAGCCGCCGCTCGCCGTCATCGCGGGGCATATGCACTACCCGACGAAGCACGGTAAAAAACCGAAACAGTGGCATACAGCTAAAGGCGGCGTCACCTATATCAACGCCGCACGCTGGCCGCGCATTTTTAAACACGAAGGCCGCGAGCTGCGCCACCACGTGCGGCTCACGATTGAGGCTGATGGCAGCTGCCGTGTGGTGGCGTGCTACGTTTCGGGTGCAGAGACCTTTGTCACGAGCGACGATCGCGCAGTCGTGCCCTAA
- a CDS encoding sodium-dependent bicarbonate transport family permease, whose protein sequence is MKYDSCNIQHFTGFFVDVLAALLQNLQTPMILAFFLGIVATAIRSDLKFSDGMYAGLTIYLLFAIGLKGGYKLSQTTFADLWAPALAAVGLCIAIPIIAFWLLRKFGKFSAINAAAIAAHYGSVSAVTFGEAQAFLDLQKIAYEGYMPGLLAIMEIPAILIALFLVKTQAGSRVTFRTVLHDLFAGKGTVLLLGGLIIGAVSGKKGFEQYAPLFDVPFRGVLILFLLAVGITTGKRLNDLRHAGLFLVIFAILFPVCCAAFALPLAKWAGLSLGGAMVFASLAASASYIAAPTAIRIALPEASPAYYLTAALVITFPFNITIGLPLYLAGAQALFGA, encoded by the coding sequence ATGAAGTATGATTCATGTAATATACAGCATTTTACGGGGTTTTTTGTGGATGTTCTAGCGGCGCTGCTGCAGAACCTGCAGACCCCGATGATTCTTGCCTTCTTTCTGGGCATCGTCGCCACCGCGATTCGCAGTGACCTGAAGTTTTCTGACGGCATGTACGCAGGGCTCACGATCTATCTGCTTTTTGCGATTGGGCTGAAGGGCGGGTATAAGCTCAGCCAAACGACATTCGCTGACCTTTGGGCGCCGGCTCTGGCCGCGGTGGGCCTTTGCATTGCGATACCCATAATTGCTTTCTGGCTGCTCAGAAAATTCGGTAAGTTCTCTGCGATAAACGCCGCAGCAATCGCCGCGCACTATGGTTCTGTCTCGGCGGTCACTTTCGGTGAGGCGCAGGCATTTCTTGATCTGCAGAAGATTGCATACGAAGGTTATATGCCCGGTCTATTGGCAATCATGGAGATTCCCGCGATTCTGATCGCGTTGTTCTTGGTAAAAACACAGGCAGGTTCTCGCGTGACTTTTCGCACAGTGCTGCACGACCTGTTTGCCGGTAAAGGGACAGTCTTGCTTCTGGGTGGTCTGATCATCGGTGCAGTTTCAGGTAAGAAGGGTTTTGAGCAGTATGCACCGCTCTTTGATGTTCCGTTTCGCGGCGTGTTGATACTCTTTCTGCTCGCAGTGGGCATCACCACCGGCAAGCGCCTCAATGACCTGCGCCATGCCGGGCTGTTTTTGGTTATCTTCGCTATTCTGTTTCCCGTCTGCTGCGCAGCCTTTGCGCTGCCGCTCGCGAAGTGGGCAGGGCTGTCGCTCGGCGGTGCTATGGTGTTTGCCTCTCTTGCCGCGAGTGCCTCGTATATCGCCGCACCGACGGCGATACGCATTGCATTGCCCGAAGCGAGCCCGGCCTATTATCTGACGGCGGCGCTGGTGATTACATTTCCCTTCAACATTACAATTGGTCTGCCGCTCTATCTTGCGGGTGCACAGGCCCTATTCGGAGCTTAA